The genomic window TGTTTGGTATATCTTTTAGGTCTTAATTTCGTTGGATGATTAAAGTTGTAGCTGACCAATACTATGCTAAGTcgctaaatattttaattataggAAATATAAGATCTATAATACAACCACAAGAGTTATCCAACAAACAACAACCTTTTTTGTGAATGGTATCTATATTCGTTGAAAATGACggtataattttaaatagaaattgattacagttttttcttttctttgttatgcactatagaaacttttttttttttttggattcaagCATGTGGCTCAACCATCAGGGTATGTcaaattttttgaatgaaCACATCAACTAATTAAAAGAACGTAAAAGTTAATAACTATTTTTCAGAAATGTAAACAGTAAAATCAAGACGTTAACAGTTAAATTCAATCAAGCAAAATGACAGTACACATGTCGGATTTGCTCAGATCCTCAATAGTTCTGATGTTCTTGTAAGTTTGTATCCCAAAACTTTCTGAAATTTAgtttaaacaatatatttaagtGGTCCAAAGACttcacaaacattttttttttacggaaTAATAAAACGTGGAAAGGTCaaaggtaaataaataatactaatagCTTACTAATTAAGGTTTATCAttagttttaaataaataatactaatagCTTACTAATTAAGGTTTATCATTAGTTTCTTTATAAAATGGTTCGGACTCCTGAGGGTATATGGCTGTACCTTAATTTAAATACATGAAAGTATTGGTTTACtatcatttgattttctttcattgttaAATTATCTCATATATTCTTAAGTTACATAATAAAAGAGTATTTTTTCATGACAAATTATcgcttttatattttacatacTTACTGAACCGTATCatatcacatatataaacaatattatatactaatggctcgtttaatttttttctttttaataaattagttgacaaaaattataaattagttttttaaaatttaatagaaaatacGTTATGctgtcaaaattaaaaataagatagaaaatatgttgtatatttagttatttactaAAAGCAATTGAATGGAGTAAAATTTGCCACGGTCAGAGTTATTCTTTCTTAAGTTCACTATTTTAGGTCCTCAATTAATTGAGGCCAATTTGTCTTTTTGTAATCTCATtatattcatcttctttctctttctcatcgCACCAAAAATGCCTTTTGcccctctctctctatatccAACCCATGTCTCCTCTTTATCTCTCTAACTTTCCCCTTAGAGAGAttcctctttctctcaaaCTAGGGTTTCCTCtctgaaaacaacaaaaatatccCAATAATTGCAAAATCTACTTGAAGATTTTTCATTCTcctttcttataattaatgcccaagagagaaacaaagaagatcaAACCTTCTCAAGAAGTTATCAAGGAAGGACCTTTTCTTGTTGCGATCCATTTAAAGGTAAGACCAAGAGTTTTTCATTCTGTACAGCCAATTCACTCACACttgcataatatatatactttctatatatgttgattgattatataaatttagagAGTTTAGATCATGAAAATTTGATCACTGGTCTTGAACTACCAAGTTATAATTTGGACgaccttttttctttacaaaagaaagaagaagttacaATTGAAAGTGAAATCAGGAATTCGGGACTTCTAATATACAGTGAAAGTATCCTATATAGCAGGTAATAAAACTCGGTCATAAATTCAAGATTCAAACTAATATGTAGTACATGTGGGGAACTCAGAGTcagagagacagagagtgCTTTGATGAGAacatgttgtttgtttgtttagaaCTAATACTAGCTCTAAAACGTAAAACCTGTGTGAGTAATTCGAATTTCCGACAcccattttcttcatattaCTATGAATATCATATGGACGTTTACATTTTAATGTGTAATGTTACAcaagtttatataatttcCCATAATCGTCTTGTGTGTTAGATTCACCAATAACTTTTTAGTATGGATTATTCTCAATTTCCcaagattttataattatgtaaaattaattcATTAGACAAGgatgtatatatttgtttgagatatatttgaaatataaatttagGTGGTATAACATCTTTTTGACGCAGAAAGAACACTATGAATAATGAATTTTAAGGATAATAAGATAGGAACATGCATCATACGTCTTCTAAGTTATATTGATGATGAGACTATTATTTCTAGTTACCATTTTACGTAGAATATAATGAATTTTGAGGATTAAAAGACTAAGAACATCATACGTCTTGTAAGTTATATTGTATTGATGATGATACCATTTTATTGCTACTTTGCTAGTTACCAAATTCaaaatggaaataaaacatttgaaactgtatcaatttttaaaaagtgtaCGTAGACATATTGTTGATAAGATATTGATAATTGATgtatatagaagaagaagagactccAGAGAATTACAATATCGATCGATATGGATCAAAATTCATATCAATCTTATACTGTAGTTTCGAGAATTACTAATAAGATACTATGATGTGATTAAATCGTTTTTGCCATTTTTTTGCAACTGAAAAATCAGGGGATATATATGTCGAACTACACAAACTCACCGTGTGCAGCATGCAAATTCCTCCGGCGTAAATGCACGTCAGACTGCGTATTCGCACCCTATTTTCCGCCGGAGGAACCTACAAAGTTTGCGAACGTCCACCGGATATTCGGGGCAAGCAATGTGAGCAAGATCCTCCACGAAGTGGCTCCCCATCAGCGGGAAGATGCGGTCAACTCGCTGGCTTACGAGGCGGAAGCACGACTTAAAGATCCAGTGTATGGCTGCGTTGGAGCGATCTCGGTGCTCCAAAGACAGGTCTTGAGGTTGCAAAGGGAACTCGAGGAGACAAATGCTGATCTCATGAGGTACGCTGGTTGTCTCGGTGGTGAAACGACGTCGGCTTATGGTGGTCGGAGGGGTTGACTGGTCAACGAGAGTTGATTAGTCATCATCACTCTTTGAGAAAATTAGCGGCGGAGAAgtataaagagagagaggatgGTTGATGTGATGGTAAGTGTTATTAGtcgtatgtatatatgtgtaaatATGGGGACATGCATGcatgtatatttatgtttattttcatgTATATACTTATGCGTATGTGTAATTtaacttgtaatttttttttcatgggAGAGGTCAAGGAATAtttttgatgatgttgaaTAACTAGATCTTGCTCATGCTCATATCTCCATAACTCTCTTTAACTTGATCTAGCTCCACTGATTTACATGTGGCCCATTGGTCATTATTCACaagttttttagtttctgCTAAAAGATTTATGTTCTAAATTATGTATGTACACATATTTCATTGATTAATGACAGATTTTCTAGCATTTTATAAAGTTGCATTCAACGAATTGTGATTGCAATATTACTATTGTATTATGatattcaaaagaataaaatttcATGTCGACGGTTTTGTATAGACTCATAGGAATGTAGGCTAATAATTGGTTGTTTGATTACACACACTAGTCACTGGTCAGAAACACAAAGTTGctaatattttaagttaattgagtgattttatatatttgtcgacttgaaaaaagtttaaataaattaatcaatttagAAACACCAAAATTTTGTAGCTTTAATTTAGGCACATGTCTTCATAGGGAATCTCTTTTTAAAGTCGGtccttttataattttatgtCATTTGGGGCGAACTAACAACCacatatatttacatacaAATCAACTAATCTtgtcaaaagaagaaaataacaaatggaacttttctttttgatgagTAAGATTGCTTATAGTTTTTTAAGATTGAGTATGATGATACCCTAATAATAAGTTAAACCAAAAGCTCAATTATTCATGTATCTTAAGATACGGTATAGTTTCGGGTAGGGCTAAGCACGATTATTTGTTACTCGATCCTGTATCCATTATTTGCCTCATATCTGTTTTGAAAAACAAGTCTATATCCTTGTCGATACaagtaataattaatataatttatatacttttaaataCAAGTCAAGTAGcaaataactaaacaaaactcatatATAACCCGATTGTTTTATCCTAATCattttattgttaataataaaaattagtgaTGCCAAAACCAGTAACACTATTACTTTTGTACTAGTACTACTTTTTACCacttattttttgaaattatttcgTTATTTTTACTGTTatgtcgtttttttttgtaccaCTCTATTTATTGGTTACAAAATTGCCCAAAGAAATACCAAATGACGCATCATATTTATGCTGTAATACTCTTTACATCAATTGTGCTTGGAACAAATAGCGACAATTTTAAGAGAATCAATTGAGTTAGTTAACAAGCatcttttgtccaaaaaaaaaaaaagttaacgaGCATCTAGTCGaatgtgtatatattgttCACATGTTGATATATTGAATGCCAATTATGCAGGACAAATAGTCATACGTAGAGTTCTTTGACTTCCATGCGTGGATTAACAAATTACATGTCGACGAGACAGGGGGATTCAAGATTTGTGTACCAAACAAACATGAGTCAGTTTCAGAAACAGTAACTAAAGGTACATTCATTTGTTTAACTCTTTTTAAAcaacattatatttttttattatcacaCTATCACTATCTACTGCAGAAATATGATTGTTTTGCCATGTGATAAATCATATCAAATTGTACTCATTTAAAGACTTTTCCTCAATTATTCCTTCCATCACTTTCATTCTCCCTAAAATCtctcataatttttcttttctcatcgatgatatctttttttatacaaTACCTAAATAACTAATCATGAAATAAAGTGTAGTAGTTTGTGCTAATTGATGGTATTGTGTCACTATAAATGTTGATttcaaagaaaactaaacaatgATAACAAATCcttatattttcaacaaaaattctTATCTTATGcaattgagaaagaaaaatctatagtttattttttctcacaCATTATTCTTACAATTAAACTTTTGTATATTCAAGAAGTGGACTTGTGACCATATAATAATCAAGAGAAACTATTGTACTAGTGTCCCCATGTATAGAAAACCTACTGTTTTAGTACTTGCTATTTGAGCAAATAGACATAACTTTTTACAGGTTAAATCCAAGTTTGAAATCAATCTCATCGTTAAAAAGGTGAAGATCACACAAAGAAAACGTCAAATGGATCATACTGGGCCCATTTTGCAGACcaagagaaagtgagagagagttGTCCTCTCGTTATCAAGTAACAGTAGACCACCACTAAACCGCCCAATAGCTTATAATCAAAATAGAAAGGTCTAAtaacagaaacaaatgaaaaagccTTGTTCCATGGACTGCCTACCCGAATTGATTGATTCGActagtttttcttcttctttgattaaGACCTCCGTAAGAAAAATGGTACTACTAAAGCCACTCGCTACCAAAACTAAACCATTCCAGACTGTAACTGGACCAATATTTCTAAACTGTAACCAGACTCTAAACatataaactaattaagaaCTATAACCATTAACcgtaaaaataaatttactacagtaaaaaattatactaattTCAGCTATGATGGAATTTCAGCTCTTAAGAGTTGTGGAAATcaagtaaaattaaaatcataataatattcttcatccttatttttgtttcacatgCATGCTGTCCAATCTGTTATTAGCATTTGAAAGCCTAAAATTCTATATACAGTACAataaatctaattaattttcattaCTAATAAAATGCTTCATATATACTCttgtatttataaatcatcCGTTATCGTTACTATACCTTTATACATCATCCTACATTCATACCTAAGCTAGCAAAGCAAACTACTAAAAGGGTCGTCAACGACAAGTTATTTGCTAGTTGGTGCATACTACACACGGCTACGGCAACATTAAGTAACACATTAAGAGGTGTTTTCTTAATGTAGTATggtaattatatttatttcgaAACTTGGATTAGATATAAAGGTACAGTTAGTGAAAATATTTGGTTAGCGGGTTGAATTAACCGGATATAGGAGTCATATATACAACTGTGAAAAAAGGATAAATACAAAAAGGGAAGATGTTTTTCCGACACACAAGCTAATTAAGTGCATCGAGAGGAGAGCAATTGTAaaatgaatgttttgtttgtttttgtacgGTGGAGAGAAGAACGAAAAGATGATCAggtaaaaaatgaaacttggAAATCATGCAAAGCCACACCTCTCCCTTCAACACATTCTTACGTGTCGTCTTCTCTTCACTCCATATCTCCTTTTTATTAccaacaaatatatttcaatccCATTTATATGTACGTTCTCGTAGACTTATCTCTATATACCCCCTTTAATTTGTTTGCTCTTAGCCTTtactttatagttttatatcaTATCAATCGACATGGCGAATGTGGATCGTGATCGGCGTGTGCATGTAGACCGTACTGACAAACGTGTTCATCAGCCAAACTACGAAGATGATGTCGGTTTTGGTGGCTATGGCGGTTATGGTGCTGGTTCTGATTATAAGAGTCGCGGCCCCTCCACTAACCAAGTATTTTTGTGGtctctttagtttttcttgtgttttccTATGATCACGCTCTCCAAACTATTTGAAGATTTTCtgtaaattcattttaaacagaaagataaataaaatagtgaAGAACCATAGGAATCGTACGTTACGTTAATTATTTCCTTTTAGTTCTTAAGTCCTAATTAGGATTCCTTTAAAAGATGCAACAATCTAATTGTTCACAAAATGAGTAAAGTTTGAAACAGATTTTTATACACCACTTGCATATGTTTATCATGGTGATGCATGCATGGATCATATCTAGAGATTTATGGttggatatatatttaacattttgatattAGCTTTTAAAAAGGTCTGAATAAACAACACTTGTTAGATAAACTCGATATAATCAATACATGCAGATCTTGGCACTTATAGCAGGAGTTCCCATTGGTGGCACACTGCTAACCCTAGCTGGACTCACTCTAGCCGGTTCGGTGATCGGCTTGCTAGTCTCCATAcccctcttcctcctcttcagTCCGGTGATAGTCCCGGCGGCTCTCACTATTGGGCTTGCTGTGACGGGAATCTTGGCTTCTGGTTTGTTTGGGTTGACGGGTCTGAGCTCGGTCTCGTGGGTCCTCAACTACCTCCGTGGGACGAGTGATACAGTGCCAGAGCAATTGGACTACGCTAAACGGCGTATGGCTGATGCGGTAGGCTATGCTGGTATGAAGGGAAAAGAGATGGGTCAGTATGTGCAAGATAAGGCTCATGAGGCTCGTGAGACTGAGTTCATGACTGAGACCCATGAGCCGGGTAAGGCCAGGAGAGGCTCATAAGCTAATATAAATTGCGGGAGTCAGTTGGAAACGCGATAAATgtagttttacttttatgtcccagtttctttcctcttttaaGAATATCTTTGTCTATATATGTGTTCGTTCGTTTTGTCTTgtccaaataaaaatcctTGTTAGTgaaataagaaatgaaataaatatgttttcttttttgagatAACCAGAAATCTCATACTATTTTCTATTGTAACGAGTTTTCTTGTATTAAATTTAGAAGAAtatacaaaactaaataattaaatcgaatcaaaataaatcacaatctTAGACTCCTAGTACGGACttgaattaataattttgattctCTGAGTTCttgaattaataattttggGTCGGTTCGGTTTCTCTATTATCTTATTGGGCCAAATCGGACGGCCCATTATCTAGCTCCGGCTTATCGGACTTCCTCTTCCCCGGCGCTGTAAATTCCAAGTCCCTCCGTTCACGTCTCCAAACTAGCCGTTgccttctctctctccagCCAAAGCGATGGCCTCATACGCTACGTTACTGGAGAAAACTCGCGTACCTCAACCTTCTATACAAAGATTCGCAGTAATCTCCGTCTTCTCCAAGTTACGATCTGCTCCAGAACAATTTGGATCAGAAGCCGAAGCCGGAAGAGAAGCTATCTCCTTCTGCCTCACTTCTGAATCTATCACTGTCGTTGATCAATCCGTTCATGAGCTATGTCGATTAGTATCAGACTCAGTTTTAGACCTCTCTCGTGGTTTGCTAGAACTTCAATCAGCTCTCGAAGGATGCGATTCGAAATTGGTTTCGCTGTTCGTGAaagggttagggtttttgattcgTATTGGTTATGAACGGAATAATGGGAACTGGAAGTTTAATTCGACGGAGAATCATCCGTTTGTTAGGGTATGTGATTTCATTGATGCTTTCGTTGTTCTATTGGGAATTTTTGGAATTAGCTAGTCTTTGATGTttcttgttattgttgttgttgtggtttcAGATTCAATCTAGCCGAGTGGAGACACAGACGgagcttcttcatcaagtATCACTCTTTGTGATGCATAATCGAAGATTAGGAATGGTGGGAGTATGTGAATTCTTGGAGCCGTTCTTGAATTTCACTATACTGCGGATTCCGCTTTCAGATTCGTCTTCATCGTTGTTTGCGAGGGAGTTGATTTCATCAATGGCTTCCCTTTGTTGCTCATCCCGCCACGAAGCACTACCGATATTCAGATTGCTTATGCGATGTCTAAAATATATCCCGGGAAATAATCTGGAAGTAATTGTCAAGATCCTAGTGGATGCCTACACTGTGGTTGTGAGAGACTTGGTTGGAACCGGATTGGTATGTGCTTATTTCATCATGCATTCATCTTAAACTTTGTGCTCATTGTCTGATACccatttaattatttatactaGCAGGAAGTAACAGAAGTTCATTTGCTCGGTGTGCAACTGGTGGATGGCGTACTTTTTCTTTGCGCTTCTCCTCATGTACAAACAACCGAACAAGAGTCTGTTATCGAATCTTTGAAGCACTTGTTGGCTGTTCAGAAAGACCTTGGATTAGCATATTCACATGATTTATCCTTGGTGGTTCTCTCGCTAGTTTTCATGCTTGCCAAATCTACTGTCGAGCATGAACAACTCTGTATTCTAAAGTTTCTGCTTTTTCTGCTCAAATGGAAAACTGAAAGTGGTATATTTGTGTCTCCATCTTTTTATTCATTACCCTCTTGCTATGTGTGTATTTTTCTGTTGACTGAGAATTGATTCTTTGGAATCCTTTTGTAGAAAACTTGTCGGTTAAGGATGCGGCTGGTTCAAGTGTGGAGTCTCTATTATTGTTCCCTATCACCGCACTGATGTCTTCTCCTTCTAAATCAATCAAAGTAGCAGCAAGTAAGGTTCTTTCCATCGTAGAAAATTTCTTGGTAACAGTGTCAAATGCACCAAAGATTGAGGTCCACACAAGTAAGGGAGATTCACCACTCAGCAGGGTGGGCTCTGTCGTATTTAGGTTCATGCAGCAACTCTGGCATCAGAATGATTACACACCTTCCACGTCTTCCTTCCTCAGAGTGGCTTACACCAATGGAAGTGAAAAACAGGAAACTTATCTAGGACCAGTGACTTGGAATTCACTACTTAGGGAACACGCTGAACGGTTTtgggataaaaaaaagttgtctGCGTCGTTTTGTCTTTCACAAGAGATACCTATTTTACTTGGTGCTGTTGCTGGTGTCATGGTGATGCACCCGTCACTAGGAGCTGATGCTATTGGTTCTTTGACTATTATTGGTGGCATTGATTCTAAGATGAGTGTCCCGCTGTTGCTAGCTGTTCTATATTTCAGCAACTTGTTATCTCGAACTAACGTCCCTTGTCAGAGTCTATTGGTGAGACCACTCTCATTCATTTTATGTATCTTCAAATCCAAGTGCTTGTCTCttctatctattttttttccttagtCTAGTTCccattttatttcttttatgtGCAGTCAAAACTTCTGGGGTTGCTCCCATCACTAGCTGCACAACAGGTGATGATTCCACTTGTAGTTCAGACTATTACTCCAATGCTACGCAAGGATGCCAAAGGGTCAGTACACCTTTTCTGATCATTTCTTGTgtaccatatttttttaatcgtttttataattatatattgatttggAAGCCAAAAAATTAGTATGTGATGTTAAATGCTTTAATCTACATTTACCAATCTTGTTGAATTGGGTTTCTGAGCTAGAC from Arabidopsis thaliana chromosome 3, partial sequence includes these protein-coding regions:
- the OLEO4 gene encoding oleosin 4 — translated: MANVDRDRRVHVDRTDKRVHQPNYEDDVGFGGYGGYGAGSDYKSRGPSTNQILALIAGVPIGGTLLTLAGLTLAGSVIGLLVSIPLFLLFSPVIVPAALTIGLAVTGILASGLFGLTGLSSVSWVLNYLRGTSDTVPEQLDYAKRRMADAVGYAGMKGKEMGQYVQDKAHEARETEFMTETHEPGKARRGS
- the LBD25 gene encoding LOB domain-containing protein 25 (LOB domain-containing protein 25 (LBD25); CONTAINS InterPro DOMAIN/s: Lateral organ boundaries, LOB (InterPro:IPR004883); BEST Arabidopsis thaliana protein match is: Lateral organ boundaries (LOB) domain family protein (TAIR:AT5G63090.4); Has 960 Blast hits to 955 proteins in 25 species: Archae - 0; Bacteria - 0; Metazoa - 0; Fungi - 0; Plants - 960; Viruses - 0; Other Eukaryotes - 0 (source: NCBI BLink).); the encoded protein is MPKRETKKIKPSQEVIKEGPFLVAIHLKGIYMSNYTNSPCAACKFLRRKCTSDCVFAPYFPPEEPTKFANVHRIFGASNVSKILHEVAPHQREDAVNSLAYEAEARLKDPVYGCVGAISVLQRQVLRLQRELEETNADLMRYAGCLGGETTSAYGGRRG